One Vicia villosa cultivar HV-30 ecotype Madison, WI linkage group LG5, Vvil1.0, whole genome shotgun sequence genomic window, TTCTTTTAACAAAAGAGATATATCACATGTGTTATGGCTTTATGGCATGGAAAATCTATAATTTATAGTTAACTTTATTATTGAAATGTTCTTAACAGTGACACAAATAGGCATTATCATACCATAAATTAGTAGTACCTAAGTTCATAAACTCTAAAATCTCATGGCAACCCAGTAGAAGATAGAAAAAGAATATTATAATGAGTTCATTTTTCAAAAGCAAATAACTCAAGGAATAATATGTCGCTACAGTACTGTGATAGTTCAATTCACAGAACAATCTATGCATACTAATTTTCCAGAATTACACGAAACAATTATTAACAACAAAACATGTTTCTAACACCAATTTTATGGATTCTCaacaaaacctaacaatttcaaaactataaaaattagggatttcaacCTAAATATGTTTCTACTCATTGACCcaattatactaacccataataatagggattctcccccttacctcttcaatgtctcCTCTAAACCTTAGCTCCCCTTGTTAGGTTCTTcccctttttctctttttttcttctctgcctcttcctctttctctctgCCCGTGaaatgaaaaggaaaatgatAGAAGCTATGTCACTCCCTCATTCTAACCCTTACTATCATATGCTATATGAGCCTAAATATAACAACCTCTATTTACTCCTAACATCAATAAATAAGCCCAATATAATATATTCTATTATTACTTCTATTTTAGttactaaattaaataacaccaataattaaatagacacaaatataTACACCAAATTAATTGatataatcaattattatattatctaacaatcaattaattaattaatacaccaaataaaatcaaataaattagtataaccatataataaaataaatacggataaaatcctctaataactcaatgtctcatatttccggtctaatattaattactcggaaaattcccaaaattctaaatattaactcattaatatttctaatactaaaaatattaaaattttctattaaatatcgatccgctatcccgaactaataccgactaaatcgtcccaaaaagcgaaaatttcaataaacatcacaaatgactaaattaatcaaataattatttttccaggCGTTACAAGCACTACCAACCACTCTCCGCCCTCGTTGGTCTcgagtgttacatgcccaccagcttccgcttGGTTCGTccccgaaccacatcgtactgaaAGATGTCTgatctgataccatttgtaacgcctcaGACTGCTTTCAAGATTACCGACTGACCCCAAAAACCAACTCGGGTCTTTTCAGTATGCTTTGTCTTCACTCACATGCAtttcgggaaacttcccagaaggtcacccatcaaaatactactccaagtcaagcacactTAACTAAGGAGTTATTATATGTTAGGCTaacgaaaagaagatgcatcttgtttgtATAGGTAGTAGCAATTAATCCTTATAAGTCTtcattcaaccatgcagtcttATACCTACacagcctcaggatccctctcattctgatgtAAATTCGAAGATCACTCATTACCCTCTTCGGCCTCAGAAGTGTCTCATTGTCATGCCTCGTGCACCGACAACCACTCTTAGCCACCGTTGCCCATGAGTGTTACACCATCCGGAAGCTTCAACTCAAGAGTAGGATTGTTTCCGTTGAAATACACTTCTCCCTTAATTAAAAGTTGAGGAAGAGGCTTTTTTTAGATATCTTTCTCTATAACATATGCCCATATTTATAGAATCTTGGATTCATTCTAGACCATACAAAATTGTCGGTGAAATCATAGCCCTATAAAACTATTGGAAAAATCCTGATCGTCAAAATTTTTTGATAAAATACATTACCAAAATTTTTCAGTTATCCACTTAATTTCCTATACGGActagtaaattttaaaatttttgaaaatttttgtaaGGTACCAGAAAATTTCATATGCACTTTCAGAAATTTTTTCGAAAATTGTTTCCTTTCTTTGAGAAGGGATATTTGTGGAGTTAATAAAAATGAGGAGGTGTCATATATAACTTAGGAGGTGGCATGTATAATCTTCGACATATGGGACACCTTTTTTAAGAGGATTGTTTGAGAAATTAACCTGTCACCCCACACTTATACCTGACAGCTGACACCCCTCAAAGTGTATGAAAAGACCAAAATAACATTGTTCTAAGTTTTCACACAAAAATTTGAAATCTCTGGgcaataccggaaatttcaagcACATAccaggaaattttttttaaaagtgagaTTTTTAtcgaaaaatttgaaatttccgggtGATTTTACTAGCAATTTCGAAATTTTaccacaaattttaaaaattttaaaattaattgcaaCTTcccaaaaaatttaatatttaccgAAAATTTCATTCGAAAAAAATTATTCTCATTTTAcctaaaatatttctaaaataattaaaaatggagGATGCCCGataaaattttaattagtaaaattctcaatattgtttaaatataattctttgggcttaggccctctcaataaataaataaataaatatgtgaaggcGCAGGTACAACATAGGAAGTGCAAGGTGGATTCTATCAAAGGTGTTCTCATTCCCTACATTTAGACTCATAACATCTAGAATAATTAAACACAAAAATTCACCACCATCACGTACATCTTTGAAAACTTCCCcaagaaagaaaatatatattaacGTATCTTCAACGTTCAACAATTATTGCCACTTTAAACTTCGTCATTGACCATTTCATATATACAAGTCAAACACGGattaaaacacaaaaatatacaaatgctactttattttatatataaataaatgaacCATAGAAGAAAACATACATATGCATAAGTGATTACGCTACCTTCCAAATTCAAAGCTCAAAGTTCAAACCATACCCATCAATTTCTCACCATAACTTCAAGCAAAGAAACATGCAAAAGAGAGTACAATCCTCTTCATCAAATTACAACAACATTATCATTGGTCCTCAGTATTGTGTTCCTCATTATCTTGACCTATCAATTATGAGAAAGGTCACAACATTAAATGATGACTTCACAATCACAGATACTAATGACAAAATCTTTTTCAACCTTAATTCTTCTATGATATCTCTCCATGATCATCGTCTCTTACTTGATGCTACCGGAAAATCCGTCGTCATGACTCTCCGACGAAAGGTTCGACCGACATCTTctttaaaataactttccagtacTTGATCTTTGTTTATTTGCCTAAAGAGATTTCATGTCGGTGAAATATTTGACCGAGTTAAGATACAAGGGCTATCTGTTCGGCTACAACCCGGCTgaagtgaaaaaaaataaaaagaggttTTACATCGGTTATACTTCATAACCGATGTGAAAACCAATAGATTAATAGGTTACCTTATCAGTTACACTAGTTAACCGAAATGATAAACTATTTTTCATCTCAATAAGTCAATTGATGTGAAAAAGTAACATATTTATCGTAATATCCCGAGTTACTTTGAAAGATCATTTGATATCAAAAACCTAAATGTCTTTTAAACAATAGCGTTAGGTTAAAAATTActagttaaattaattttaacaattaaataaattttatttgctATAGGTAATGAAAGGACACGATCGATGGGAAGCTTTTCGAGGTGAAAGCACGGAGCTTAAAGATTTAATATTTAGTGTAAAGAGATCACTCATGtttcaaacaaagatcaaattAGATGTGTTCTTAGCTAGTAACATTAAAGAAAATACAAGTGATTTTAAGGTCAAAGGAAGTTGGTTTGAAAGATCTTGTGTTGTTTATGCTGGTGATTCTCACAACATTGTTGCACAAGTAAGCCTTAACAATGAATTTAGGTTTTGTTATAAAATGCATGTTTCTTTTATTTGATAACTTTGATTCTAatcttttaaataatattttgtttgaatGTAGATGCATAAGAA contains:
- the LOC131606521 gene encoding protein LURP-one-related 15-like, coding for MQKRVQSSSSNYNNIIIGPQYCVPHYLDLSIMRKVTTLNDDFTITDTNDKIFFNLNSSMISLHDHRLLLDATGKSVVMTLRRKVMKGHDRWEAFRGESTELKDLIFSVKRSLMFQTKIKLDVFLASNIKENTSDFKVKGSWFERSCVVYAGDSHNIVAQMHKKDSVQSVEYGKDNLMVRVYPNVDYAFIVAVILILDEINQDKIRQQH